Proteins co-encoded in one Kwoniella shandongensis chromosome 12, complete sequence genomic window:
- a CDS encoding carbamoyl-phosphate synthase, small subunit, producing the protein MSAAALRSLNIRASSSTLKSVKSKIVIPKRSLATPTSLYTPVLPAKIPAALHLKSGQSYYGENFGSENSKFGETVFSTSITSYTDSMTDPSYLGQILVFTSPMIGNYGVPSNESEPGFPGIPYLESSGIQCTGVVVSDVALKYSHYKAVESLHEWCKRYDVPGITGVDTRAITTLLRDQGTTLGRLAVGDEASKAAPQDHEYWDPSKENLIARASTPKPYVLNENGTGPRIAVLDFGTKANILRSLVRRGAVVTVLPWDYDFNAVRDQFDGLFLSNGPGDPKSIMDTAMRVRQTITEWDKPIFGICMGHQILGIAAGLEAYRMTFGNRGHNQPVLALASSGSVKAGRVYVTSQNHQYALKLTEEFPEGWAPFFINCNDSSVEGIISTPESGKRIWGVQFHPESAGGPLDTIEMFTDFVNECQYGRRGGSSMIAGEVKIGRNDAKQAAQPIAA; encoded by the exons ATGTCAGCCGCTGCTCTCCGAAGTCTCAACATTAGGGCATCAAGTTCGACCCTCAAGTCGGTCAAGTCAAAGATTGTCATCCCTAAGCGATCTCTCGCTACCCCTACTTCGCTTTACACGCCCGTTCTCCCTGCGAAGATCCCTGCGGCTTTACATCTCAAGTCCGGTCAGAGCTACTATGGCGAGAACTTTGGAAGTGAGAACTCCAAGTTTGGAGAGACCGTTTTCTCTACCAGTATCACTTCTT ACACCGACTCCATGACCGATCCTTCTTATCTTGGTCAgatcctcgtcttcacctcTCCCATGATCGGTAACTACGGTGTCCCCTCCAACGAATCCGAGCCCGGATTTCCCGGTATCCCATATCTCGAGTCCAGTGGAATCCAATGCACTGGTGTGGTCGTCTCCGACGTCGCTCTCAAGTACAGTCACTACAAGGCCGTCGAGAGTCTTCACGAGTGGTGCAAGCGATACGATGTTCCCGGTATCACCGGTGTCGACACTCGTGCTATCACCACTCTTCTCCGAGATCAAGGAACTACTCTTGGTCGACTCGCGGTCGGTGATGAGGCTTCCAAAGCTGCTCCTCAAGATCACGAGTACTGGGATCCATCAAAGGAGAACTTGATCGCTCGAGCCTCCACGCCCAAGCCATACGTTCTCAACGAGAACGGAACAGGACCTCGAATCGCTGTGCTTGATTTCGGAACAAAGGCCAACATCCTTCGATCACTCGTCCGACGAGGCGCAGTCGTCACTGTCCTTCCGTGGGATTACGACTTCAACGCTGTTCGAGACCAATTCGAcggtctcttcctctccaacgGTCCTGGTGATCCCAAGTCTATAATGGACACCGCTATGAGGGTCCGACAGACCATTACAGAGTGGGATAAACCCATCTTTGGTATTTGTATGGGTCACCAGATCCTGGGTATCGCTGCGGGTCTCGAGGCGTACCGAATGACATTCGGTAACCGAGGTCACAACCAACCGGTCTTGGCTTTGGCCAGTTCAGGTAGTGTCAAGGCCGGTCGAGTTTACGTCACT TCGCAAAACCATCAGTACGCACTCAAACTTACCGAAGAGTTCCCCGAAGGTTGGGCACCATTCTTCATCAACTGTAACGACTCTTCAGTGGAAGGTATCATCTCCACTCCCGAGAGCGGTAAACGAATCTGGGGTGTTCAGTTCCATCCCGAATCAGCCGGTGGACCCCTTGACaccatcgag ATGTTCACCGATTTCGTTAACGAGTGCCAATACGGTCGACGGGGCGGTTCGTCAATGATCGCGGGTGAAGTCAAGATCGGCCGAAACGATGCGAAACAAGCTGCGCAGCCTATTGCCGCGTAG